From Demequina capsici, one genomic window encodes:
- a CDS encoding RNA polymerase-binding protein RbpA, with protein MAGGNAIRGSRVGAGPMGENERGESAPRRTVSYYCANGHVNSPSFALGEDFEDPEIPLEWDCPRCGLPAGLDPENPPEPMRNEPYKTHLAYVKERRSDAEGAALLEEALAVLRERRGDVEVVAAD; from the coding sequence ATGGCTGGTGGAAACGCTATCCGTGGCTCGCGCGTCGGCGCGGGTCCGATGGGTGAGAACGAGCGTGGAGAGTCCGCTCCGCGCCGGACCGTGAGCTACTACTGTGCGAACGGTCATGTGAACTCCCCGAGCTTCGCGCTCGGCGAGGACTTCGAGGATCCGGAGATCCCGCTCGAGTGGGACTGCCCTCGCTGCGGTCTTCCCGCGGGCCTGGACCCCGAGAACCCGCCTGAGCCGATGCGCAACGAACCGTACAAGACGCACCTGGCCTACGTGAAGGAGCGCCGTTCGGACGCCGAGGGCGCGGCGCTCCTCGAGGAGGCGCTTGCGGTCCTGCGCGAGCGGCGTGGAGACGTGGAGGTCGTCGCGGCTGACTAG
- the secG gene encoding preprotein translocase subunit SecG, producing MQILEGILWVLLVIFSIVIIGLVLMHRGRGGGITDMFGGGLASGIQSSSVGERNLSRMTWGAGILWFMVIVLLGLIQRFAL from the coding sequence GTGCAGATTCTGGAAGGCATCCTTTGGGTGCTGCTCGTCATCTTCAGCATCGTCATCATCGGCCTGGTGCTCATGCACCGTGGCCGCGGCGGCGGTATCACCGACATGTTCGGCGGAGGGCTTGCCTCGGGCATCCAGTCGTCGTCCGTGGGTGAGCGCAACCTCTCGCGCATGACGTGGGGCGCCGGAATCCTCTGGTTCATGGTGATCGTGCTCCTTGGCCTGATTCAGCGCTTCGCGCTGTGA